TTTATCGACGAGCTCGACGCTATCGGCCGCGCCCGAGGACAAATGGCCATCGGCGGCGCCAGCGAACAGGAGCAGACCCTCAACCAGATCCTCACCGAGATGGACGGGTTCTCGAGCAAACAGGGCATCATCGTCCTGGCCGCCACCAACCAACCCGACGTTCTCGACAAAGCACTGCTGCGGCCCGGCCGCTTCGACCGGCGGGTGATCGTCAACCTGCCGGATAAGGTCGGACGCGAAGCCATTTTAAAAGTCCATACCCGCGAGGTGCCACTGGCGCCCGATGCCAGCCTTGAAGAGATCGCCGCGTCCACGCCCGGTTTCTCCGGGGCTGACCTGAGAAATCTGGTCAACGAGGCGGCCCTGCTTGCAGCCAAACGGAATCAGAAAAAGGTCCGCAACGCGGACTTTATGGATGCGTTGGAAAAGATCATCCTTGGTCCGGAGCGGCCGATTCTGCTTAACCGTGCGGACAAGGAACGCATCGCCTACCACGAAGGCGGCCACGCCATTCTTGGCCTGGTCGTAGCGGGCGCTGATCCGGTCCACCGCGTTTCCATTGTACCGCGCGGACAGGCCCTGGGCGTCACCTATCAGCGGCCGGACAGCGATCGCTACAATTATCCGGAAGCCTACCTGCGCGCCCGCATCACCGGCATTCTCGGCGGCCGTGCGGCTGAGGAGGTGATCTATGGTACACGCACCACCGGGGCTGAAGGCGACATCGAACAGGCCACCAGCCTCGCCCGCGCCATGGTCACCCGCTGGGGCATGAGCGATGTCCTCGGCATGGTCCAGTTGGCTCCTAAAGTCAATCCCTACCTCGGCATCCAGGAAAGCTACGGCGGCACAAAACCCTTCAGTGAAGAGACCGCCCGGGCCATCGACCAAGAGGTTCAACAGATCATCCATCAATGCCATGAGCAGGCCAGACAGCTTTTGCGCAAATACCGGGCCCAGCTCGATGCCCTTGCTAAAGCGCTGGTGGAAAAGGAAACCCTGGATGAGAAGCAGATCCTCGAGGTCACCGGTCTGCCGCCGGCACCGCCTTTGGACGCCGTGAAAGGGACAACCACTCGGGCGGGCAAAAAAACGCCCCGCCCGCAAAAAGCAACCGACAACAAATGAACCGCTGCCCGCGTTCAGTGAACACTGAAGCGAAGGAGCACAATATGAAAAGAATAACTTTGGGCGCTATTCTTAGCCTCGTCTTCGCCGGTCTATTCTGTTGCAGTGCTGATAACAAGGAGAAATCCTCCATGCCGGATACGAAAAAAGAGCCGGTGATCGATACTTATCACGGCATCCGGGTGACCGACGATTACCGCTGGCTCGAGGATGCGAACGACCCGGCGGTGAAAAAATTTGTCGCGCTGCAGAACAAACACAGCCGGACCTATTTCGATAACCTGCCCATGCGCAGCGCCATGCTGGCCAGGCTGAAGGAACTGCATCAACGGTCAGCGGCGTATTATGGCTTGATCCAACGCGGAGCAAAAATCTTTGCCCTCAAAGATCAGCCGCCGAAAAACCATCCCTCGCTGGTCGTACTGAATGCGCAGGCGGATCCAGCCGGCGAACGAATCCTCTTTGATCCGGATGAATTCGACCGCAACGGTCAGACGGCGATCGATTGGTACACTCCTTCTCTGGATGGAAAGCTGGTGGCGATCTCCCTGTCGGAAAAAGGCAGCGAAGACGGCTCTCTTTTTATTTTTTCAGCAGAGACCGGAAACAAACTGCCGGATGTCGTGCCGCGTGTACAATTTCCTACAGCCGGCGGCAGTGCGGCCTGGAATCAGGATGGGAGCGGATTCTGGTACACCCGCTTCCCTCAGGGAGAGGAACGGCCGCTCGAAGACCGCAACTTTTAT
Above is a genomic segment from bacterium containing:
- the hflB gene encoding ATP-dependent zinc metalloprotease FtsH codes for the protein MLIKKQPTPQNTQQPAGPGNKAPNAPQRPQLFPGRVWLFFLMILLMNYILGRFFAPDAEAPVMVPYTLFKAQVAADNVQAVFNKGETINGKFRRAVTWPRPDSTDTSAGQGTPKEVTAFTTTLPAFVDPGLEAYLISHGVEITAEPIQEKRNPLLTFLLSFGPGLLLIFFYIWFMRRAMQQGGAMGGGIMGIGKSKARRYDEATDEKVTFDDVAGIDEAENELVEIVDFLKDPEKYSALGGSAPKGVLLVGSPGTGKTLLAKAVAGEAGVPFFSMSAAEFVEMIVGVGAARVRDLFKQARENAPAIVFIDELDAIGRARGQMAIGGASEQEQTLNQILTEMDGFSSKQGIIVLAATNQPDVLDKALLRPGRFDRRVIVNLPDKVGREAILKVHTREVPLAPDASLEEIAASTPGFSGADLRNLVNEAALLAAKRNQKKVRNADFMDALEKIILGPERPILLNRADKERIAYHEGGHAILGLVVAGADPVHRVSIVPRGQALGVTYQRPDSDRYNYPEAYLRARITGILGGRAAEEVIYGTRTTGAEGDIEQATSLARAMVTRWGMSDVLGMVQLAPKVNPYLGIQESYGGTKPFSEETARAIDQEVQQIIHQCHEQARQLLRKYRAQLDALAKALVEKETLDEKQILEVTGLPPAPPLDAVKGTTTRAGKKTPRPQKATDNK